Genomic segment of Candidatus Manganitrophaceae bacterium:
GAAGAAAGAGTACACACGCGCGATCGGGATATTGCTGTCCGTTGTAAAGGCGGTTCCTGGGGAGACTTCCCTTCGGGTCTACCTGGCCTCGCTCTATGAGCAGAACAAGCAGTTTGAAGAGGCTTTGTCGGTTTACCAGGAGGTCCTTGTGGCGAAGCCAGATGCCTATGCGGTCCGGATCCGCCTGGGAGCCCTTTATTATTACCGCTTGAACGATATCGAGGCGGCCTTGTTTCAGGGCGAGACGGCGAAGGAGATTGACCCCGGGCGGGGCGAATCCTATACTTTTCGCGGGCTGGTTCTTTTTGATGCCAAAAGGTATGAAGAAGCAGCGAAGATCTTCAATGAAGGAATTGAAGTGAGTCCGATGTCGCCGGAACTTCATTTCCATCTCGGCGCGGTTTATGACAAACTGAACCGATTTGAAGACCTGGTTCTGGAGATGGAAAGGGCCATTGCCCTCGATGCTGACCACGCAAATGCCTTGAATTATCTTGGATATACCTATGCCGAAAGAGGAATCCGGCTTAATGAGGCGATTGATTTGGTCAACCGGGCACTTACCGTCAGGCCGGATGATGGTTATTTTGTCGACAGCCTGGGGTGGGCCTATTTCAAGAAAGGTATGACAAAGGATGCCTTGGCCGTGCTTCAGAGGGCGGTATTGCTGGTTCCAGATGATCCGGTGATCCACGAACACCTGGGAGAGGTTTACCTCGGAGAGAACAGAGTTGATCTTGCCCGGGAGGCCTGGGCGAAATCCTTGTCGCTCAACCCCGATAATATGGAACTGATCTCCCGATTTAAGAAGGCAGGATTTGGTGACCCCATCCTTGAGGAGCGTGTTCAAAGGGCCAGGATTCCAAGAGAGGCCGCCCCAAAAGAAGCACAAGTCCCGGGAGAGACTCCCAATAAGGTGATCCCCAAGGGTGTGATCCATTAGATGAGAAACTCAAGGGGTTTCACCTTAATTGAGCTCATGATCGTTGTCGCCATTGTGGGTATTCTTGCGGCAGTTGCCATCCCAAACTATATGGATTACACGGCAAAAGCGCAACAAACCGAGGCAAGGTTGCAGCTCGGCACGATTTTTACCCATATGGTTTCATACGCGGGTCAGAATGATACAGGGTACACAAATGCGGATTTGGATGCAATCGGGTTCTCAGTTTCCGGTGTGCTCCGGTACTCATATACATTGGAGGGTTTGGCGTTCAGCACATTTACTGCCAGGGCAGTAGGGGTATCGGGCCAGATTATCAATGACGCATGGACCATTGATCAGAACAGGAATCTGGTTGATGTATTCTCCGGTGATTATAATAACTAAACACTCCTTCTTTTTGACCCAGTCTGGATTCCATTGACAAAAAATGTCATAAGAAAGCATGTAAATTGCCACTTTT
This window contains:
- a CDS encoding prepilin-type N-terminal cleavage/methylation domain-containing protein, which codes for MRNSRGFTLIELMIVVAIVGILAAVAIPNYMDYTAKAQQTEARLQLGTIFTHMVSYAGQNDTGYTNADLDAIGFSVSGVLRYSYTLEGLAFSTFTARAVGVSGQIINDAWTIDQNRNLVDVFSGDYNN